In Micromonospora sp. LH3U1, one genomic interval encodes:
- a CDS encoding peptide ABC transporter substrate-binding protein, whose translation MRVSKRATSAIALSAAAALVASGCSSGGDGDAADSKDGAIVVHGVQPENPLVPSNTTETGGGKVIDWLWTGLVEYPNDGGAPRNALAESINTTDSKVFTIKIKKGTKFHDGTEVKAKNFVDAWNWAAYSPNGAQNGTFFADIAGFDKTYTEDPDGPDKPLKAPEPSAKEMSGLKVIDEQTFEVTLAAPTAVFPTKLGYSAFMPLPDAFFTMKPEDFGKKPIGNGPVKFVSWDDNVLIKLTRFDDYNLRDKMKVKDVDVKLYQDETAAYADLLANNLDFMEVVPTSALAGDKWKTDLGDRGLSTVTPSTAFIAFPIYDKRYANPKLRRAVSLAVNRQEISDKIFFGTRKPADSWANPLTPGAKPGNCTACKFDPTTAKQLLAEAGGFTGEMVFYYNADSSHKDWMDAVAQQVKTNLNIEARAEGVPTFAVFRQNVNAHKMNGPYRAAWQQDYPDVENWVNPLFVTGGSSNDGEYSNKDVDALAKSASGAPSLEASHEGFAKAVELVDQDVPSIPVYFYGQQSGHSEKIKKLELNNVGELDITSVEL comes from the coding sequence ATGAGAGTCTCGAAGCGGGCGACGAGCGCGATCGCGCTCAGCGCGGCTGCCGCGCTTGTCGCGAGCGGTTGCTCGAGTGGTGGCGATGGCGATGCTGCCGACAGCAAGGACGGCGCGATCGTTGTCCACGGTGTCCAGCCGGAGAACCCGCTGGTCCCGTCGAACACCACGGAGACCGGCGGTGGCAAGGTCATCGACTGGCTGTGGACCGGCCTGGTCGAGTACCCGAACGACGGTGGGGCCCCGCGTAACGCGCTGGCGGAGTCCATCAACACCACGGACTCCAAGGTCTTCACGATCAAGATCAAGAAGGGTACCAAGTTCCACGACGGTACCGAGGTGAAGGCGAAGAACTTCGTCGACGCCTGGAACTGGGCCGCCTACTCGCCGAACGGCGCGCAGAACGGCACCTTCTTCGCGGACATCGCGGGCTTCGACAAGACCTACACCGAGGACCCGGATGGCCCGGACAAGCCGCTGAAGGCCCCGGAGCCGTCGGCCAAGGAGATGTCCGGCCTGAAGGTCATCGACGAGCAGACCTTCGAGGTCACCCTGGCAGCGCCGACCGCGGTCTTCCCGACCAAGCTCGGCTACAGCGCCTTCATGCCGCTGCCGGACGCCTTCTTCACCATGAAGCCCGAGGACTTCGGCAAGAAGCCGATCGGTAACGGCCCGGTGAAGTTCGTGTCGTGGGACGACAACGTCCTCATCAAGCTGACGCGCTTCGACGACTACAACCTTCGCGACAAGATGAAGGTCAAGGACGTCGACGTCAAGCTCTACCAGGACGAGACGGCCGCCTACGCCGACCTGCTGGCGAACAACCTCGACTTCATGGAGGTTGTCCCCACCTCGGCGCTCGCCGGTGACAAGTGGAAGACCGACCTCGGTGACCGGGGCCTGTCGACCGTCACGCCGTCGACCGCGTTCATCGCGTTCCCGATCTACGACAAGCGCTACGCGAACCCGAAGCTGCGTCGTGCCGTGTCGCTGGCCGTGAACCGGCAGGAGATCTCGGACAAGATCTTCTTCGGCACTCGCAAGCCGGCCGACAGCTGGGCGAACCCGCTGACCCCGGGCGCCAAGCCGGGCAACTGCACCGCCTGCAAGTTCGACCCCACCACGGCCAAGCAGCTGCTGGCCGAGGCCGGTGGCTTCACCGGTGAGATGGTCTTCTACTACAACGCGGACTCCAGCCACAAGGACTGGATGGACGCCGTTGCGCAGCAGGTCAAGACCAACCTCAACATCGAGGCTCGGGCCGAGGGCGTGCCGACCTTCGCGGTCTTCCGCCAGAACGTCAACGCGCACAAGATGAACGGTCCGTACCGTGCTGCCTGGCAGCAGGACTACCCGGACGTCGAGAACTGGGTCAACCCGCTCTTCGTGACGGGTGGCTCCTCGAACGACGGCGAATACAGCAACAAGGACGTCGACGCTCTGGCCAAGTCGGCCAGCGGCGCGCCGAGCCTGGAGGCTTCGCACGAGGGCTTCGCCAAGGCCGTCGAGCTGGTCGACCAGGACGTCCCGAGCATCCCGGTCTACTTCTACGGTCAGCAGTCCGGCCACTCGGAGAAGATCAAGAAGCTCGAGCTGAACAACGTCGGCGAACTCGACATCACCTCGGTCGAGCTCTGA
- a CDS encoding response regulator produces the protein MAEQSTEHLDPADARPERLRVFLVDDHAMFRAGVRAELGAHVEVVGEASTVAEAVTRIAAVAPDVVLLDVHMPDGGGRAVLEAMRRSHPQVKFLALSVSDAAEDVIGLIRAGARGYVTKTISPDELAAAIRRVADGDAVFSPRLAGFVLDAFAARPDAPVADPELDQLTNREREVLRLLARGYAYKEIAKELFISIKTVETHVSNVLRKLQMSNRYELSRWAADRRLV, from the coding sequence ATGGCCGAGCAGTCGACCGAGCACCTCGACCCGGCGGATGCCCGCCCCGAGCGGCTGCGGGTGTTTCTGGTGGACGATCACGCCATGTTCCGGGCCGGGGTGCGCGCGGAGTTGGGCGCCCACGTCGAGGTGGTGGGCGAGGCGAGCACGGTCGCCGAGGCGGTGACCCGGATCGCCGCCGTTGCGCCGGACGTGGTGCTGCTCGACGTGCACATGCCCGACGGCGGCGGACGTGCGGTGCTGGAGGCGATGCGGCGCAGTCACCCGCAGGTCAAGTTCCTGGCGTTGAGCGTCTCCGACGCGGCGGAGGACGTGATCGGGTTGATCCGTGCCGGCGCCCGGGGGTACGTCACCAAGACCATCTCCCCGGACGAACTGGCCGCGGCGATCCGTCGCGTGGCCGATGGCGACGCCGTGTTCAGCCCGCGGCTGGCCGGGTTCGTGCTGGATGCCTTCGCGGCACGACCGGACGCCCCGGTGGCCGACCCCGAGCTGGACCAGCTCACCAACCGTGAGCGTGAGGTGCTGCGGCTGCTGGCCCGGGGGTACGCGTACAAGGAGATCGCCAAGGAGCTGTTCATCTCCATCAAGACGGTGGAGACGCACGTGTCGAACGTGCTGCGCAAGCTTCAGATGTCCAACCGTTACGAGCTTTCCCGCTGGGCGGCGGATCGCCGGCTCGTGTGA
- a CDS encoding ATP-binding protein, whose protein sequence is MTREPPISTVSPPPRLYRAPEHRMAAGVAAGIADHLGISVLRVRVAFMVLLGLSGLGLLLYAAFWAVVPLRPGDTAVPPRRDVAQLLPFVGIGLGVLLIQVMVFDSVGAAGTAGWLVAIIAVGAGVIWHQSAPERRRQWGDTMPVPWLGAVVEESDRRAFVLRFIGGGVLVAVGIIGVAAVYSPAQNFDAVINGVIFALVGLAGVGVVAAPVLWRTYSQLRSEREGRIREQERAELAAMVHDQVLHTLALIQRNASDVKTVQRLARGQERSLRNWLYKPTASPSERFAAALEQAAAEVEDTFAITVETVVVGDRETDEKVGALVAAAREALVNAARHAEVQTVSLYAEVEPDQVSVFVRDRGKGFDPDTVEDHRHGVRGSIIGRMKRHGGRAEIRSGPGEGTEVRLILPISRDSSAAERNR, encoded by the coding sequence GTGACCAGGGAGCCTCCGATCAGCACTGTGAGTCCGCCCCCGCGCCTCTACCGGGCCCCCGAGCACCGGATGGCCGCCGGCGTCGCCGCCGGTATCGCCGACCATCTCGGCATCTCGGTGCTGCGGGTGCGCGTCGCGTTCATGGTTCTGCTCGGGCTGAGCGGGCTCGGCCTGCTGCTCTACGCGGCCTTCTGGGCGGTGGTGCCGCTGCGGCCCGGCGACACGGCGGTGCCGCCCCGACGCGACGTGGCCCAACTCCTGCCCTTCGTGGGGATCGGGCTCGGCGTGCTGCTGATCCAGGTGATGGTCTTCGACTCGGTCGGTGCGGCGGGCACCGCCGGCTGGCTGGTGGCCATCATCGCGGTCGGCGCCGGGGTCATCTGGCACCAGTCCGCGCCTGAGCGGCGGCGGCAGTGGGGTGACACGATGCCGGTGCCCTGGCTCGGCGCGGTCGTCGAGGAGAGCGACCGGCGTGCCTTCGTGCTCCGGTTCATCGGCGGTGGCGTGCTGGTCGCGGTCGGCATCATCGGCGTCGCGGCGGTCTACTCGCCGGCGCAGAACTTCGACGCGGTCATCAACGGCGTGATCTTCGCACTGGTCGGGCTGGCGGGCGTCGGCGTGGTCGCCGCGCCGGTGCTCTGGCGGACGTACAGCCAGCTCCGCTCGGAGCGCGAGGGGCGCATCCGCGAGCAGGAGCGGGCCGAGCTGGCCGCCATGGTGCACGACCAGGTGCTGCACACGTTGGCGCTGATCCAGCGCAATGCCAGCGACGTCAAGACGGTGCAGCGGCTGGCCCGAGGGCAGGAGCGTTCCCTGCGCAACTGGCTCTACAAGCCGACGGCGTCGCCGAGTGAGCGTTTCGCCGCCGCGCTGGAGCAGGCCGCAGCCGAGGTCGAGGACACCTTCGCGATCACCGTGGAGACGGTGGTGGTCGGGGACCGGGAGACCGACGAGAAGGTCGGCGCGCTGGTCGCGGCCGCGCGAGAGGCTCTGGTCAACGCGGCCCGCCACGCTGAGGTGCAGACCGTGTCGCTCTACGCCGAGGTGGAGCCCGATCAGGTCAGCGTCTTCGTCCGGGACCGGGGGAAGGGCTTCGATCCGGATACCGTGGAGGACCACCGGCACGGCGTACGCGGCTCGATCATCGGGCGGATGAAGCGGCACGGCGGACGGGCCGAAATCCGGTCCGGCCCGGGGGAGGGGACCGAGGTCCGGTTGATCCTGCCGATCTCCCGGGACTCGTCCGCAGCGGAGAGGAACAGATGA
- a CDS encoding PspC domain-containing protein, with protein MTEEAAPPPRPGSAQPGGSSPPPPAATPAEWTEPSTFGPYTGSGSAADTAPGDPAGGYGPPAPGYGPGPGFAAGTGYGVGGTPPGQGGPGPSATPPPLGGTGFTSRYGLVRPREGRYLAGVCAAIGRATNTDPVLWRVLLAVLGFFGGIGILVYVAAWLIIPNEGDTASPVESMLGRGRSSMSPVTVIILGILVAASFGYIVTDAFRAVLLGAAILVAGALLLNRDSRNPQPGTPGGPAPSAPSGTPPGPVPPVAWPAPSYGAAPPTGPLATAPMVGGDTASATATMGSAHRHHPGVRRAADRHGAAGVRGGPAVRAAGRHDDCPGRLAGTGHGLAEHRHAQRRLAVGAGDRRTRCPVRLPDRRATVRIPPPFAPHGPYASPAPAASPPPKPPKPPKRPRERSPLGAVTFSLIFLVLGVVALLDLLDVFAISASAYFAAALATIALGLLVGTWFGRARWLIALGLVTAAALGTATVAESYDRIRGVDGAVTWAPTDYRDLADRYENSFGDAVLDLRGIDFAKRDSQVTVAINFGKATVVVPPNVDVTTVADVNAGDATIFGNRSGGLDGRLREITDLGVDGPGGGTLRLYIHVNAGNLEVTR; from the coding sequence ATGACCGAGGAAGCTGCCCCGCCACCCCGACCGGGGTCGGCACAGCCGGGCGGTTCATCACCGCCCCCGCCAGCCGCCACGCCCGCCGAATGGACCGAGCCGAGCACGTTCGGCCCGTACACCGGCTCCGGCTCCGCCGCCGACACCGCACCAGGCGATCCGGCCGGCGGCTACGGGCCGCCCGCCCCGGGCTACGGCCCGGGCCCGGGGTTCGCGGCCGGCACCGGCTACGGGGTCGGCGGCACGCCACCCGGGCAGGGTGGTCCCGGTCCGTCCGCGACGCCGCCGCCGCTGGGCGGCACTGGTTTCACCTCACGGTACGGGCTGGTCCGTCCCCGCGAGGGGCGGTATCTGGCTGGCGTCTGCGCGGCGATCGGACGAGCCACCAACACCGATCCGGTGCTCTGGCGGGTGCTGCTCGCGGTGCTCGGGTTCTTCGGGGGCATCGGCATCCTGGTGTACGTCGCCGCCTGGCTGATCATCCCGAACGAGGGCGACACCGCGTCCCCGGTCGAGTCCATGCTCGGCCGCGGTCGCTCCAGCATGTCGCCGGTGACGGTGATCATCCTGGGCATCCTGGTCGCGGCCAGCTTCGGCTACATCGTCACCGACGCCTTCCGCGCGGTGCTGCTCGGCGCGGCCATCCTGGTCGCCGGCGCGCTGCTGCTCAACCGGGACAGCCGCAACCCACAGCCCGGCACCCCGGGCGGTCCGGCACCGTCCGCGCCGTCCGGCACCCCGCCCGGTCCGGTCCCACCGGTGGCCTGGCCCGCGCCGTCGTACGGTGCGGCGCCGCCGACCGGCCCGCTGGCGACGGCACCGATGGTCGGCGGCGATACGGCATCCGCGACCGCGACGATGGGGAGCGCCCACCGTCACCACCCCGGCGTACGACGTGCAGCCGACCGCCACGGCGCAGCCGGTGTCCGGGGCGGGCCCGCTGTCCGGGCAGCCGGCCGGCACGACGACTGTCCAGGCCGGCTGGCCGGCACCGGCCACGGGCTGGCCGAGCACCGGCACGCCCAGCGCCGGTTGGCCGTCGGCGCCGGTGACCGGCGCACCCGCTGCCCCGTCCGGCTACCCGACCGCCGCGCCACCGTCCGGATACCGCCCCCGTTCGCGCCACACGGCCCGTACGCCTCGCCGGCCCCGGCCGCATCTCCCCCGCCCAAACCACCGAAGCCGCCGAAGCGCCCCCGGGAGCGTTCGCCACTCGGCGCGGTGACCTTCTCGCTGATCTTCCTGGTCCTCGGGGTGGTCGCCCTGCTCGACCTGCTGGACGTGTTCGCCATCAGCGCCTCGGCGTACTTCGCGGCCGCGCTGGCCACGATCGCGCTGGGGCTGCTGGTCGGCACCTGGTTCGGGCGGGCCCGCTGGCTCATCGCGCTCGGCCTGGTGACCGCGGCGGCGCTGGGCACGGCGACCGTCGCCGAGTCCTACGACCGGATCCGCGGGGTCGACGGCGCGGTGACCTGGGCGCCCACCGACTATCGCGACCTCGCCGACCGGTACGAGAACAGCTTCGGTGACGCCGTGCTCGACCTGCGGGGGATCGACTTCGCGAAGCGGGACAGCCAGGTGACCGTCGCCATCAACTTCGGCAAGGCGACGGTGGTCGTACCCCCGAACGTGGACGTCACCACGGTGGCCGACGTCAACGCGGGTGACGCCACCATCTTCGGCAACCGATCCGGAGGGCTGGACGGCCGCCTGCGGGAGATTACCGACCTCGGCGTGGACGGGCCCGGCGGCGGAACCCTGCGCCTCTACATCCATGTCAATGCCGGCAACCTGGAGGTGACCCGGTGA
- a CDS encoding phosphatidylserine decarboxylase — MTQSPAVRTTGRSGPVRIGERAARTLVTELARINDPKIALLVGASPESAVLAAAIEALLPGDRLTVVPAEPSGAAALREHVNAQGSWVADRVGVVDSLAEAEAAGVVIAGEVFTGTAEETRSGIEGLTKYLSDGAVLSVATTATPGRTTGAAAELARQDALYGVGADLVLRNSPPVRVYRLRFTPASPAAADRLTPAHRPSSVPLTRGMHIDSNGVAAAGIALGLAALARVARPSSKLWLLPALAAGPVAAFFRDPERDVPEDPTAVVASADGRVLSVQRLHDERFGDGEWLRVAVFLSVLDVHVNRAPVAGKVVDYFVADGGFVNAMKPDAEHNVAAYTVLDTARGTVVVAQRTGLIARRIVQRAPIGALLAKGERFGLIRFGSRTDVYLPAEAADPLVGPGDKVVGGSTVIARWR; from the coding sequence ATGACCCAGTCCCCCGCCGTGCGTACCACCGGTCGGTCCGGTCCGGTCCGCATCGGCGAGCGAGCCGCCCGAACGCTCGTCACCGAACTGGCCCGGATCAACGATCCCAAGATCGCCCTGCTGGTCGGGGCGAGCCCGGAATCCGCGGTGCTGGCCGCGGCGATCGAGGCGCTGCTGCCCGGTGACCGTCTCACCGTGGTGCCCGCCGAGCCGTCCGGCGCTGCCGCGCTCCGCGAGCACGTCAACGCCCAGGGCAGCTGGGTCGCCGACCGGGTGGGCGTCGTCGACTCGCTGGCCGAGGCTGAGGCTGCCGGGGTCGTTATCGCCGGTGAGGTGTTCACCGGCACCGCCGAGGAGACCCGCAGCGGCATCGAGGGGCTGACCAAGTACCTCTCCGACGGCGCGGTACTGAGCGTGGCGACCACCGCCACGCCCGGCCGGACCACTGGCGCCGCCGCCGAACTGGCTCGACAGGACGCCCTCTACGGCGTCGGCGCCGATCTGGTGCTGCGCAACTCGCCGCCGGTACGGGTCTACCGGCTGCGGTTCACCCCGGCAAGCCCGGCCGCCGCCGACCGGCTGACCCCCGCGCACCGGCCGTCGAGTGTGCCGCTGACCCGCGGTATGCACATCGACTCCAACGGCGTGGCCGCCGCGGGCATCGCGCTGGGCCTCGCGGCGCTGGCCCGGGTGGCGCGTCCGTCGTCCAAGCTCTGGCTGCTGCCGGCGCTGGCCGCCGGGCCGGTCGCCGCGTTCTTCCGCGACCCGGAGCGGGACGTGCCGGAAGACCCGACCGCCGTGGTCGCCAGCGCGGACGGGCGGGTCCTGTCGGTGCAGCGGCTGCACGACGAGCGTTTCGGCGACGGCGAGTGGCTGCGGGTCGCGGTCTTCCTGTCAGTGCTGGACGTGCACGTCAACCGCGCCCCGGTCGCCGGCAAGGTGGTGGACTACTTCGTCGCCGACGGCGGCTTCGTCAACGCGATGAAGCCGGACGCCGAGCACAACGTGGCGGCGTACACCGTGCTGGACACCGCTCGCGGCACGGTGGTGGTCGCGCAGCGCACCGGGCTGATCGCCCGCCGGATCGTGCAGCGCGCGCCGATCGGCGCGCTACTGGCCAAGGGTGAGCGCTTCGGCCTGATCCGGTTCGGCTCACGGACCGACGTCTACCTCCCCGCCGAGGCCGCGGACCCGCTGGTCGGGCCGGGCGACAAGGTGGTCGGCGGGTCCACGGTCATCGCCCGCTGGCGCTGA
- a CDS encoding CDP-alcohol phosphatidyltransferase family protein produces MRRSSTFARQVLLVRVGRRDGDLHGTDVAQPEHRYADRQRRRYGLDRLSRPAQSVGRAEIEAVMPVSPAMPPMAHVDEDSSRSIPLLPGERTMARRMKFGLVNACTLASLMLGMLAIFLAMQGEVRIAALCLIACVGFDGLDGALARRLGVASPFGAQMDSLADMCSFGLAAPVVVYASLAGSVSTAAAAVACALVAACAAIRLARFNVSPKDGRFFCGVPTTMAAAVLALTVAIGLPVPGAVLVAGVALLAFAMVSSFPYAKLARLVKLPPWLWLAPVIGALVDIRLTFALIVVGYLVSGPVLWLRQRRTA; encoded by the coding sequence TTGCGCCGCAGCAGCACGTTCGCCCGCCAGGTGCTGTTGGTCCGGGTTGGTCGCCGTGACGGTGACCTGCACGGGACCGACGTAGCCCAGCCCGAGCACCGGTACGCCGACCGGCAGCGCCGTCGCTACGGTCTGGACCGGCTCAGCCGCCCGGCTCAGAGCGTCGGTCGGGCCGAGATCGAGGCGGTCATGCCGGTCAGCCCGGCGATGCCGCCGATGGCGCACGTCGACGAAGACTCGTCCCGGTCGATCCCACTGCTCCCCGGCGAGCGCACCATGGCCCGCCGGATGAAGTTCGGTCTGGTCAACGCCTGCACGCTGGCCAGCCTGATGCTCGGCATGTTGGCCATCTTCCTGGCCATGCAGGGCGAGGTGCGCATCGCCGCGCTCTGCCTCATCGCCTGCGTCGGCTTCGACGGTCTGGACGGCGCACTGGCCCGCCGGCTCGGCGTGGCCAGCCCGTTCGGCGCGCAGATGGACTCACTGGCCGACATGTGCTCGTTCGGTCTCGCCGCGCCGGTCGTGGTCTACGCCTCGCTCGCCGGCTCCGTTTCCACGGCCGCCGCGGCAGTGGCGTGCGCCCTGGTCGCGGCGTGTGCCGCGATTCGACTGGCCCGCTTCAACGTCTCGCCGAAGGACGGCCGCTTCTTCTGCGGGGTGCCCACCACCATGGCCGCCGCGGTGCTCGCCCTGACCGTGGCGATCGGCCTGCCGGTGCCCGGTGCCGTGCTGGTCGCCGGGGTGGCGCTGCTCGCCTTCGCGATGGTTTCGAGCTTCCCGTACGCCAAGCTCGCCCGCCTGGTGAAGCTGCCGCCGTGGCTCTGGCTGGCCCCAGTGATCGGCGCGTTGGTCGACATCCGGCTCACGTTCGCCCTGATCGTGGTGGGCTACCTGGTCAGCGGGCCGGTGCTCTGGCTGCGGCAGCGTCGTACCGCCTGA
- a CDS encoding NUDIX hydrolase, protein MELARRVRVYGILWDSGRVLVVRDGVEGEFPGVWRLPGGAVAHAEHPERAVVREVAEQTGLTVAVSRLRAVVADVSPYLEDDVALHTDRLLFELNTHDRTLAGGAVAGGALGEAGGGPVDQGRWLTLAEVAQLPLTPFTAEVLGLPVTPLPPGTHRSREPFPPPHPDRRLRFGAYGLVTDPAGRILLTQIADGYPGAGQWHLPGGGTDHGEQPTTGLLRELVEEGGQLGRVVELLGVDNLHNPAALGPEGRPLDWHGVRVIYRVLVDVPTDAVVTESAGGSTARAGWFTRAQAVDLPLSDIAASAIGRSGR, encoded by the coding sequence ATGGAACTTGCGCGACGGGTCCGGGTTTATGGGATTTTGTGGGACTCGGGCCGAGTGCTGGTTGTTCGGGACGGGGTCGAGGGTGAGTTTCCGGGGGTGTGGCGGCTGCCAGGCGGGGCCGTCGCGCACGCTGAGCACCCGGAGCGCGCCGTGGTCCGCGAGGTTGCCGAGCAGACCGGGCTGACAGTGGCGGTGAGTCGGTTGCGTGCGGTGGTCGCCGACGTGAGCCCCTATCTGGAGGACGACGTCGCGCTGCACACTGACCGGCTGTTGTTCGAGCTCAACACGCATGACCGCACGCTGGCCGGCGGCGCGGTGGCCGGCGGCGCGCTTGGTGAGGCTGGAGGCGGCCCGGTCGACCAGGGGCGGTGGCTCACGCTGGCCGAGGTGGCGCAGCTGCCACTGACACCGTTCACCGCCGAGGTGCTCGGCTTGCCGGTCACTCCGTTGCCGCCCGGAACGCACCGTTCGCGCGAGCCGTTTCCGCCGCCGCACCCCGATCGCCGGTTGCGCTTCGGGGCGTACGGGCTGGTTACCGACCCGGCCGGGCGAATCCTGCTCACGCAGATCGCGGACGGTTATCCGGGGGCCGGCCAGTGGCACCTGCCCGGCGGTGGCACCGATCATGGTGAGCAGCCGACTACCGGGCTGCTTCGGGAGTTGGTCGAGGAGGGTGGTCAGCTGGGCCGGGTGGTGGAGCTCCTCGGCGTCGACAATCTGCACAATCCTGCCGCACTCGGCCCGGAAGGTCGGCCGTTGGACTGGCATGGCGTACGGGTGATCTATCGGGTGCTTGTGGACGTACCTACTGATGCGGTGGTCACCGAATCCGCCGGGGGCTCGACGGCGCGGGCTGGGTGGTTCACGCGGGCCCAGGCCGTTGACCTGCCGTTGAGCGATATCGCTGCCTCGGCAATCGGACGGAGTGGCCGATAG